The following proteins come from a genomic window of Aquimarina sp. MAR_2010_214:
- the atpG gene encoding ATP synthase F1 subunit gamma gives MANLKELRSRITSVSSTMQITSAMKMVSAAKLNKAQMAITAMRPYANKLTELLQNLSASLEGDSASTYSEQREVNKVLVVAIASNRGLAGAFNSNIVKASKELYGNVYSGKQVDFVTIGKKVNDIISKTHTVVANKNEVYDDLTFANVAAIAEELMEYFNSGSYDKIVVVYNKFKNAATQEVITEQFLPIVPIAGEAANTNVDYIFEPSKEEIVEQLIPKSLKTQLYKAIRDSFASEHGARMTAMHKATDNATELRDALKLSYNKARQASITNEILEIVGGAEALNN, from the coding sequence ATGGCAAATTTAAAAGAATTACGTAGTAGAATTACCTCTGTATCATCAACGATGCAAATTACCAGTGCCATGAAAATGGTATCTGCTGCAAAGTTGAATAAGGCACAGATGGCGATTACTGCAATGCGTCCTTATGCAAATAAACTTACCGAACTACTGCAAAACTTGAGTGCTTCACTAGAAGGAGATAGTGCTAGTACATATTCAGAACAGCGCGAAGTGAATAAAGTATTAGTTGTTGCTATAGCTTCTAATCGTGGTTTAGCTGGAGCTTTTAACTCTAATATTGTTAAGGCTTCAAAAGAGTTATATGGAAATGTGTATTCTGGAAAGCAAGTTGACTTTGTTACTATTGGTAAAAAAGTGAATGATATTATTTCTAAAACACATACTGTAGTTGCAAATAAGAATGAAGTTTATGATGATCTTACATTTGCTAATGTCGCTGCTATTGCAGAAGAATTGATGGAGTACTTTAATAGCGGTTCTTATGATAAGATTGTAGTTGTGTATAACAAGTTTAAAAATGCCGCTACACAAGAGGTTATAACAGAGCAATTTTTGCCAATTGTACCAATCGCTGGAGAAGCTGCTAATACAAATGTGGATTACATATTTGAACCTTCAAAAGAGGAGATTGTAGAACAATTAATTCCTAAGTCACTTAAAACACAATTGTATAAAGCAATACGTGATTCATTTGCATCAGAGCATGGTGCCCGTATGACAGCAATGCATAAGGCAACCGATAATGCAACTGAACTTAGAGATGCGCTTAAACTGTCATATAACAAAGCAAGACAAGCTTCTATCACCAATGAAATCCTTGAGATCGTAGGTGGTGCCGAAGCCTTGAATAATTAG
- a CDS encoding T9SS type A sorting domain-containing protein: MKQQSFLNRNTRIFLLFMINISVFAQDVTIANLSETYSKVTFSPQDFDLLKSGSNALRGLKKIQLMNSSPWITETSVNWPLGAWGRGYYYPEIQNAEDNFVNEEESKGKFWGCHPLPRETSKFSRGHLQAYLHTNDPTQIEFVKDGIDYLLDQQVKPDPQQNSLGGGFIAHINRESQFSVAEYYKNAEDAYTTAFALRLLSEYYLSGYNYKRTEVYNAIVKASDWLTRDEKNIAQSMVNSNGKGLTIWGLSSAYKATLDCKYLSLIYVLTQQLIDSQDKTSTINKGVWFTGGIDDIKQNDQKVTEAYHDTKIGYHMLIIRGLVEVFDIIPEQYSVFKKEVVNTINRAINHVTTYRVNEYDSSKKRLKEWWVKDHPTNTGILEHSDFYVFSNTNSRGGAGSYIEPIVLLTYYGKDSEHYSAQDLNHLKNIANCFAKELSSNEPEHMNAVGYYTNYLNAVSNNTSVLSWTRPNYIEAGFNASEITGKVVSGDFDNDGYKDDIAAFFYYQNGLTKINVWKSNNESLEYQGSNGWWQSPSWYNSNNITDRVVVGDFDNDGYEDDIAAFYKTGTYETTIHVWKSNGGEFLYAGSNGWWNTNGYDSDKVSGRVVSGDFDGDTFKDDIAAFYDNGNGNSVIHVWKSNGSSLSYKGSGGWWNPNSGYDANQITGRVVSGDFDGNNTDEIAAFYDNGNGNSVIHVWKYNGSNFTYSNGSNGWWNPNSGYDANQITGRVVSGNFYNHSHNRDEIAAFYDNGNSSGNIHFWKFNGGGFSYDKGSSGWWNTTSYDAKTITGRITSGNFDNNGAEDIVGLSRYDENDTKAHVWVSNSNTTEFDFTGQIGWWDGCNDSNKQSVSGNNKVSTKSTSNNHKFDKNIKIHPNPTNGVLNILVNENETINKVRVYDSSGKEIDIGIDYLNNTSVIRINTNNLGLYLITISTNKNIYHQKIIIN, translated from the coding sequence ATGAAACAACAATCTTTTTTAAATCGCAATACCAGAATATTTCTTCTTTTTATGATTAATATTTCTGTTTTCGCGCAAGATGTAACTATTGCTAATCTTAGCGAGACATATTCTAAAGTTACTTTTAGCCCACAAGACTTTGATTTATTAAAATCTGGAAGTAATGCCTTAAGAGGGCTAAAAAAAATACAACTTATGAATTCCTCACCTTGGATAACTGAAACATCAGTAAACTGGCCATTAGGAGCATGGGGAAGAGGGTATTATTATCCTGAAATTCAAAATGCAGAAGATAACTTTGTAAATGAAGAGGAAAGTAAAGGTAAATTTTGGGGATGTCATCCCTTACCTAGAGAAACAAGTAAATTTTCTCGTGGTCACTTACAGGCGTATTTACATACTAATGATCCAACCCAAATAGAATTTGTAAAAGATGGTATCGATTATCTTTTAGATCAACAAGTAAAACCAGATCCACAACAAAATAGCCTAGGAGGAGGATTTATAGCTCATATTAATAGAGAATCTCAATTCAGTGTCGCAGAATATTACAAAAATGCGGAAGATGCATATACCACTGCTTTTGCTTTGAGGTTATTATCCGAGTATTACTTATCAGGATACAATTATAAGCGAACAGAAGTTTATAATGCCATAGTTAAAGCTTCCGATTGGTTAACTCGTGATGAAAAAAACATTGCGCAATCCATGGTTAATTCTAACGGAAAAGGGCTTACCATTTGGGGATTAAGTTCTGCATATAAAGCAACCCTAGACTGTAAATATTTATCATTAATCTATGTACTAACTCAACAACTAATTGATAGCCAAGACAAAACCTCTACCATTAATAAAGGCGTGTGGTTTACCGGAGGTATTGACGACATAAAACAGAATGACCAAAAAGTTACTGAAGCCTATCATGACACCAAAATCGGATATCATATGTTAATAATAAGAGGGCTCGTCGAAGTATTTGATATTATTCCAGAACAATATTCAGTTTTCAAAAAAGAGGTAGTTAATACAATTAATAGAGCAATAAATCATGTTACTACATACAGAGTGAATGAGTACGATAGTTCCAAAAAAAGATTAAAAGAATGGTGGGTAAAAGATCACCCAACAAATACTGGAATATTAGAGCATTCTGATTTTTATGTTTTTAGTAACACTAATTCAAGAGGTGGAGCAGGATCCTATATAGAACCAATTGTATTACTTACATATTATGGAAAAGATAGTGAACATTACTCCGCACAAGATCTCAACCATCTAAAAAATATTGCCAATTGTTTTGCTAAAGAATTAAGTTCAAATGAACCTGAACATATGAATGCCGTCGGTTATTATACAAATTATTTAAATGCAGTAAGTAATAACACCTCTGTACTTTCATGGACACGTCCAAACTATATAGAGGCAGGATTTAATGCTTCTGAAATCACAGGTAAAGTGGTGAGTGGAGATTTTGATAATGATGGATATAAAGATGATATTGCAGCATTTTTTTACTATCAAAATGGTCTTACCAAAATTAATGTCTGGAAATCAAATAATGAATCCCTAGAGTACCAAGGAAGTAATGGTTGGTGGCAAAGTCCTTCATGGTATAACTCTAACAATATTACAGATCGTGTAGTTGTTGGAGATTTTGATAATGATGGGTATGAAGATGATATTGCAGCGTTCTACAAAACCGGAACCTACGAAACAACTATTCACGTTTGGAAATCTAATGGAGGAGAATTCTTATATGCCGGCTCTAATGGCTGGTGGAACACTAATGGATATGATTCTGACAAAGTATCAGGAAGAGTTGTTAGTGGTGACTTTGATGGAGATACTTTTAAAGATGACATAGCGGCTTTTTATGACAACGGTAATGGAAACTCTGTGATTCATGTCTGGAAATCTAATGGAAGCTCCCTTAGCTATAAAGGTTCAGGAGGCTGGTGGAATCCAAATAGTGGATATGATGCTAATCAAATTACTGGAAGAGTAGTTAGTGGTGATTTTGATGGCAATAATACCGATGAAATTGCTGCTTTCTATGATAATGGAAATGGAAACTCTGTAATTCATGTTTGGAAATATAATGGATCAAATTTCACGTATTCTAATGGTTCTAACGGTTGGTGGAATCCAAATAGTGGATATGATGCTAATCAAATTACTGGAAGAGTAGTTAGTGGAAACTTTTATAACCATTCACACAACAGAGATGAAATTGCCGCCTTTTATGACAATGGCAATTCTTCTGGAAATATTCATTTCTGGAAATTTAACGGTGGTGGTTTCTCTTATGACAAAGGCTCCAGTGGTTGGTGGAATACCACAAGTTATGATGCTAAAACAATTACCGGAAGAATAACAAGCGGTAATTTTGATAATAATGGCGCAGAAGATATCGTGGGTCTAAGTCGGTATGATGAAAATGATACAAAAGCTCATGTATGGGTTTCAAATAGTAATACAACAGAATTTGACTTTACTGGTCAAATAGGCTGGTGGGACGGTTGCAATGACTCTAATAAACAGAGTGTCTCAGGAAACAACAAAGTGTCTACAAAATCAACATCAAATAACCACAAATTCGATAAAAACATAAAGATACACCCTAACCCAACAAATGGTGTTTTAAATATATTAGTAAACGAAAATGAGACGATTAATAAGGTTAGAGTGTATGATTCTAGTGGAAAAGAAATTGATATTGGCATTGATTATTTAAACAATACTAGTGTTATAAGAATAAATACAAATAATCTAGGGCTATATTTAATTACTATATCTACAAACAAAAATATTTATCATCAAAAGATTATTATTAACTAA
- a CDS encoding hydrolase/aminopeptidase — protein sequence MKKVITLLVCAILLLGSCADTKKEKIELKQETSLPKYEEEPHSFAQPNKAVIKHLDLDIDVDFEKEIIKGSATYQIENNNASEIVLDVKFLEIENVQADGVDTDFLLGNFDEYMGQPLKIDIQKTTKTITIQYKTTNKTEALQWLSPQQTADKTHPFLFTQGQAILTRTWIPIQDSPQIRITYNATVSVPSDLMAVMSAENPKEKTENGEYQFKMKQPISPYLIALAVGDIEYKAISDRTGVYAEKSMVDAVHNEFSDMEKMVVAAEKLYGKYAWEQFDVIVLPPSFPFGGMENPRLTFATPTLIAGDKSLTSVIAHELAHSWSGNLVTNSTWDDFWLNEGFTVYFETRIMEELYGVDRANMLALISRQSLDDEIESFKATPDETKLKLNLKGRNPDDGMNSIAYEKGYLFLRTLEETAGREKFDKFLNNYFQTHAFSTISTEKFIVFLNENLLIKDDIKFNAEEWIYKAGVPDNQAVAKSDKFDKVLEALTQFIANNKVDVKITENWTTQEWVYFVRNFPKDINKKHLAMFDKTFNLTNATNSYIAMVWYEQSINHDYRGNNVDKKIEDFLITVGRRWYVSTIFKAYQRNNKTKEALLIYEKARPNYHSVTINTIDDILGVKK from the coding sequence ATGAAAAAAGTAATTACCTTATTGGTGTGTGCAATACTATTGTTAGGAAGTTGTGCCGATACTAAAAAAGAAAAAATAGAATTGAAACAGGAAACTTCTTTACCTAAGTATGAAGAAGAACCACATTCTTTCGCGCAGCCAAATAAAGCAGTAATAAAACATTTGGATTTAGATATAGATGTCGATTTTGAAAAAGAAATCATTAAAGGAAGTGCTACGTATCAAATAGAAAACAACAATGCTTCAGAAATAGTTTTGGATGTTAAATTTTTGGAAATTGAGAACGTACAGGCAGATGGAGTTGATACCGATTTTTTATTAGGAAATTTTGATGAATACATGGGGCAACCGCTAAAAATTGATATTCAAAAAACCACAAAAACGATAACAATTCAATATAAAACCACCAATAAAACCGAAGCATTACAATGGTTAAGCCCACAACAAACAGCTGATAAAACACACCCTTTCTTGTTTACTCAGGGACAAGCAATATTGACTAGAACCTGGATTCCCATACAAGATAGTCCGCAGATTAGAATAACGTATAATGCTACAGTAAGTGTTCCGTCAGATTTGATGGCAGTAATGAGTGCAGAAAACCCAAAAGAGAAAACAGAAAATGGAGAGTATCAATTTAAAATGAAACAACCTATCTCCCCGTATCTGATTGCACTAGCAGTTGGGGATATTGAGTATAAGGCGATTAGTGACAGAACTGGGGTCTATGCTGAGAAATCTATGGTAGATGCTGTTCATAATGAGTTTTCAGATATGGAAAAAATGGTTGTTGCGGCCGAAAAATTATATGGAAAATATGCTTGGGAGCAATTTGATGTGATCGTATTACCACCAAGTTTTCCTTTTGGAGGAATGGAAAACCCACGCCTGACTTTTGCTACCCCTACACTAATAGCAGGAGATAAAAGCTTAACATCTGTTATAGCACATGAATTGGCACATTCCTGGTCAGGGAATTTGGTTACTAATTCAACCTGGGATGATTTTTGGCTTAATGAGGGATTTACGGTTTATTTTGAAACCCGTATAATGGAAGAATTGTATGGAGTAGATAGGGCAAATATGTTAGCATTAATTAGTAGACAAAGTTTAGATGATGAAATAGAGAGTTTTAAAGCAACACCAGATGAGACTAAATTAAAACTGAACTTAAAAGGACGAAATCCTGATGATGGTATGAATAGTATTGCCTATGAAAAAGGATACTTGTTTTTAAGAACATTGGAAGAAACAGCGGGACGTGAAAAATTCGATAAATTCCTTAACAATTACTTTCAAACACATGCCTTCTCTACTATCAGTACAGAGAAATTCATTGTTTTTTTGAATGAAAATTTATTGATTAAAGACGATATTAAGTTTAATGCTGAAGAGTGGATTTATAAAGCAGGTGTTCCAGATAATCAAGCAGTTGCAAAATCTGATAAATTTGATAAAGTCTTAGAAGCGTTAACGCAATTTATTGCAAATAATAAAGTAGATGTAAAAATTACCGAAAATTGGACAACTCAGGAATGGGTGTATTTTGTTCGCAATTTTCCAAAAGATATAAACAAAAAACATTTAGCAATGTTTGATAAAACTTTTAATCTAACAAATGCTACCAATTCTTATATTGCAATGGTTTGGTATGAGCAATCAATAAATCATGATTACCGTGGTAATAATGTAGATAAAAAAATTGAAGATTTTCTTATTACTGTTGGACGTCGTTGGTATGTTTCTACTATTTTTAAAGCCTATCAACGAAACAATAAAACAAAAGAAGCATTACTTATTTATGAGAAAGCACGACCAAACTATCATTCTGTGACTATAAATACTATTGATGATATTTTAGGTGTTAAGAAGTAA
- a CDS encoding oligosaccharide flippase family protein encodes MSIFQKLFKQTFIYGLATVLPRMLSFILVPLYTKILPTEEYGKVSIIFSYFVLFNVILAYGMETAFFRFFNKESDKDAVVSTSAISLVISSFCFFVLALLFKNQIAILTDIRVDYITLVIWILLLDALVIVPFAWLRANERPMRYSLIKIVNVIVNLGLNVILLLYLKELSKDFSILKSITIENYEINYIFISNLIASGLTLVLLIPFYSKIKYRFNRVLWKKMMNYAFPVLIAGVAYSINETFDRILLDYLLPEDVADHLVGVYSACYKLALFMTLFATAFRLGIEPFFFNYSENKNAPETYARITKYFVAFGAVILLGVVVFVHLLKDFIIRDQAYWEAVKIVPIILLANLCLGIYHNLSVWYKITDRTKFGAYISVIGAIITLVLNFILIPKYSYLGSAIATLAAYGSMMILSWYYGRKYYPIPYNLKKIGMYLSISITFSILSFYVFDSNYIISIPLLLGFLVILYASEKKELKQILKR; translated from the coding sequence TTGAGCATATTTCAGAAACTCTTTAAACAAACTTTTATTTATGGGCTGGCAACAGTACTCCCACGTATGTTGTCATTTATCCTAGTTCCCTTATATACAAAGATTTTACCAACAGAGGAGTATGGTAAAGTATCTATTATATTTTCATATTTTGTATTGTTTAATGTTATACTAGCCTATGGGATGGAAACTGCTTTTTTTAGGTTTTTTAATAAAGAATCTGATAAAGATGCAGTAGTAAGTACATCTGCAATATCTTTAGTGATATCATCATTTTGCTTTTTTGTTTTAGCCTTGCTATTTAAAAACCAAATAGCAATACTTACTGATATAAGAGTTGATTATATTACTTTGGTGATCTGGATTCTTTTATTAGATGCTTTAGTCATTGTCCCCTTTGCATGGCTAAGAGCAAATGAAAGACCAATGCGCTATTCATTGATTAAGATTGTAAATGTAATCGTTAATCTGGGATTGAATGTCATTTTGTTACTATACTTAAAAGAGTTATCAAAAGATTTTTCGATACTAAAGAGTATCACCATAGAGAATTATGAGATCAATTATATCTTCATTTCTAATTTGATTGCTAGTGGATTAACATTAGTATTATTGATCCCTTTCTATAGTAAGATTAAATATCGTTTTAACCGAGTCCTCTGGAAAAAAATGATGAACTATGCTTTTCCGGTTCTTATAGCGGGAGTTGCGTATTCTATTAATGAGACGTTTGATAGGATTTTATTGGATTATTTGTTACCAGAGGATGTAGCGGATCATTTGGTTGGAGTATATTCGGCTTGTTATAAACTTGCATTGTTCATGACTTTGTTTGCTACAGCATTTAGATTAGGAATAGAACCATTTTTCTTTAACTACTCCGAAAACAAGAATGCCCCCGAAACCTATGCCAGAATTACCAAATACTTTGTAGCTTTTGGAGCGGTTATTTTACTTGGAGTAGTCGTTTTTGTACATTTATTAAAAGACTTTATTATAAGAGATCAAGCATATTGGGAGGCCGTAAAAATTGTTCCGATAATTTTATTGGCAAATCTTTGCCTTGGGATATATCATAACCTCTCTGTATGGTATAAAATTACAGATAGAACTAAGTTTGGAGCTTATATTTCTGTAATAGGAGCCATAATTACATTGGTATTAAACTTTATTTTGATACCAAAATACAGTTACCTTGGATCGGCTATAGCAACATTAGCTGCTTATGGATCTATGATGATATTATCATGGTATTATGGCAGAAAGTATTACCCTATTCCTTATAATCTTAAGAAAATAGGAATGTATCTTTCTATATCCATTACCTTTTCGATTTTGTCATTTTATGTTTTTGATAGTAATTATATAATTTCTATCCCATTGTTACTTGGGTTTTTAGTAATTTTGTACGCCTCAGAAAAAAAAGAATTAAAACAAATTTTAAAAAGATAA
- the dut gene encoding dUTP diphosphatase translates to MQIKIINQSSHDLPHYETIASAGMDLRAHLAESIMLKPLERTIVKTGLFIELPVGYEAQVRPRSGLAAKKGITVLNAPGTIDADYRGEIGVILVNLSNEDFTIQNGERVAQMVIAKHERAEWIEVTELSETSRGEGGFGSTGVK, encoded by the coding sequence ATGCAGATAAAAATAATTAATCAATCATCACACGATTTACCTCATTACGAAACTATTGCTTCGGCAGGAATGGATCTAAGAGCTCATTTAGCAGAATCAATAATGTTAAAACCACTAGAGCGTACAATTGTAAAAACAGGATTGTTTATAGAGTTACCAGTAGGGTATGAGGCACAAGTACGTCCACGTAGTGGACTGGCAGCCAAAAAAGGAATTACAGTACTCAATGCACCAGGAACAATAGATGCAGACTATCGAGGAGAGATAGGAGTGATTTTGGTAAATCTGTCGAATGAAGATTTTACTATTCAAAATGGAGAAAGAGTAGCTCAAATGGTAATTGCAAAGCATGAAAGAGCAGAGTGGATTGAAGTAACAGAATTATCAGAAACCTCTAGAGGAGAAGGAGGATTTGGAAGTACAGGAGTTAAATAA